A stretch of DNA from Cellulomonas fengjieae:
CTCAGACGCCGGCGATCCACGCCCCGTGGATGTCGAGCGGCGCGCACGCGGCGCCCGTCGAGCCGATCGTGGTCCCCGAGCTCGCGGGCGACGACGACTCGTGGGAGAGCCAGGAGGCACAGAACCGCGAGGCCGCCGCCCTGGCCGCGGCCCAGGAGCCAGCCCAGGACGAGCCGGCCGACGACACACCGGCGCCCGCGTGGGAGCCGACCCCTGCGTGGGGCGACCAGACCACCGACGCGACCGAGACGCCCGAGGAGCCCGCCTGGGAGCCGACGTCGCTGGAGGCACCCGCGTGGGAGCCCTCCGCCGCCGAGCAGACGCCCGTCTGGGACGCACCCGCCGCGGCATGGGCAGAGCCGGCCGCCGACGAGACCCCGTCGTGGCAGCCTCCCGCCTCGGCCGAGACCCTGTCGTGGGCCGCGCCCGTCGACGAGGCGCCGGCCTGGGAGCCGGTCGTCGCCACGTCCGACGAGGCGCCGTCCTGGGGTGCCCGCGCGACGGAGGAGACCCCGTCGTGGCAGCCGCCCGCCCCTGAGGACACCCACGCGTGGGCCTCGCCGGTGACCGAGGAGCCGGCCTGGGAGCCGACCATCGCCGCCATCGAGGACCCCTCCTGGGATGAGGTCGACGTCGAGGAGACCCCGTCGGACGCCGTGGCCGCCGAGACGTCGGACTGGAGCGCGCCCGCGCCCCACGAGCCCGCCGCCCCGACCACGGATGCGCCCGCCGCACCCGTACGCACCTTCACGTCCTACAGCGGCTACGCCGGCTGGGGCGCACCGGCCTCCGACGCGCCGTACCAGCCGTTCGAGCGCACGCTGGACGAGGCACGTGCCTGGCACACCGGTGCCATGCCGATCGTGCCCGAGCCGGTCGCGGTCCAGGCGGCACCTGCGCCGTCGCCCGAGCCGGCACCCCAGCCCGAGCCCGAGCCCGAGGCCGAGCCGCTGACCGTCGTCGACGGCGTGGCGTTCCGGCCGATCCAGCTCGAGCCCGACCCGGAGCCCGAGCCGTACGTCGAGCCGGAGCCCGAGCCCGAGCTGTACGCCGAGCCCGAGCCCGAGCCCGAGCCCGAGCCGACGCCCGTCTGGGCCGCCCCCGTGCCGGCCGTCTCCACGTGGCAGAACTTCCACTCCGCCCGCCCGCCGGTGGAGTCGCCGACGCAGCTCTTCACGCCGATCGAGGCGGCTGCGGCGGTCACGCCGGAGCCGGTCGAGCACGCACCGGTCGCCGAGGCGCCGGCGGCCTTCGCCGCACCGGCGTGGGCACCCACGGCAGCGCCGGCCCCCGCCGCGCCCGTGCAGGCCCCGTTCGCCGAGGTCGTGCAGACGCCTGTGGACGACGCCAAGTCGCGGCGCAAGTGGGGCCTGTTCGGCCGCAAGAAGTCCGACGAGGTCGACTCCGAGCCGACGCCTGCCGTGCAGGCGCCCCCGGTCGCCGAGCCCGTCAACCAGGCCGCCCCCGTGCGGACCTCGGCCTGGACGGCCGAGGCCCCCTCCGCGCAGGCGCCGTCCGGAGCCGAGTCACCGTCGTGGATGGCGTCGACCACCTGGTCGGCCCCCGCGGCCCCCGCGCCGGCCGCTCCGCTGCCCCCCGCGCCGGCTCCGTCGGAGCGGGCGTCGGCCGGGTCGTGGGCGCCCCCCGAGTGGGCCGCTCGACCGGGCGGCAACCCGGCACCGGCGTCCACCGTCCCGCACCCCACGCTGCCGCCGTCGGTGGCCCCGCGGATCGGGACGCTCGACGACGAGGTGGCGGCGATGCTCGCACTCCGCTCGGACATCCAGGAGCAGGCTCTCTCCGAGCTCTCGCAGCTGTCGGCCTACCGGCCGTCCGCGACGGGTGGCAACGCGGAGCGCCTGATCAAGCGAGTACCCACAGCTGTCCCGGCGACGCTCGTCACCGAGGACGAAGGGAAGCCCGTGCAGCGGGACGCGGACCAGCTCCGGTCGCGCCTGTCGAGCTTCCAGTCCGGGACCACCCGTGGCCGTCGTGCCATGGAGGACCCGTCCGGCCAGAACGGCGTGAGCTGATGACTGCCCCTGATCCCGAACCCGTCACCACCCTGGTGGCGTCCACCCCCGCAGTCATCGACTGCACCAGCAAGGAGGAAGTGTGACCGCGCTCAGCACCGAGGCAGCCAACTTCGGCTGGCTCCTGGACAACTTTGTCCGGACCGTGCCCGGCACTCGCCACACACTCGTGGTGTCTGCGGACGGTCTTCTCATGGCGATGTCCGAGCGACTCGACCGCACCAGCGGCGACCAGCTCGCGGCCATCGTCTCCGGGATGTCAAGCCTGACCCGTGGCGCAGCGCGCCAGCTCCGCGCGGGGGAGGTGCGTCAGGCGATCGTGGAGATGGACAACCTGTTCCTCTTCCTCATGAGCGTCTCGAACGGCTCCGTCCTCGCCGTTGTTGCCGAGTCCAGCTGCGACGTCGGCCTCATCGGGTACGAGATGGCGATGCTCGTCTCTCGCACCGAGGCCACCCTCACCCCGCAGCTCATCTCCGAGATGCGTGGACAGCTCCCCGTCGACGGCGCGACCCGCGCCCCGGTGGCCTGAAGCCGCGGGGGAGAATGACCCATGAGTGAGCACATCGAGTACGAGGCCAGAACGGTGCGGCCGTATGCCGTCACCGGTGGTCGCGTGCGCTCGGCGCGCTCCGACCTGCCTCTCGAGGCGCTGGTCGAGGCGATGCCAGGCGCGGTGACGAGCCAGGGACTCCCGCCCGAGAAGCGGGCAATCCTGCAGCACGCGGCATCGAACTACATCTCGGTCGCCGAGCTTTCCGCTCTGCTCCACCTTCCGCTGGGCGTGATCCGGATCCTCGTCTCGGACCTCGCCGAACAGCAATACGTGCGCGTGCACACTTCACAGCCGGTCGAGGTCAACACCGGTGAGTCCCCTGCCCTGTCCCTCAGCGTGCTGGAGAGTGTTCTCAATGGCATTTCCGCCCTCTGACGCCGCTGTGGCCGCTCCGGCGGGCACGGCAGGAAGCGTCGCACCCACTGTCGTCAAGATCGTCGTCGCAGGCGGCTTCGCCGTCGGCAAGACGACCTTCATCGGCTCCATCTCGGACATCGAGCCCCTCAACACCGAGGCCGCGATGACCGAGCACTCGGTCGGCGTCGACGACGCCGGCGGGGTGTCGGACCGCAAGACCACCACCACGGTGGCGATGGACTTCGGTCGCATCGCCCTGCCGGGGTCGCTCTGGCTCTACCTGTTCGGTACGCCTGGCCAGGACCGGTTCCTGTTCATGTGGGACGACCTGGTCCGCGGCGCCATCGGCGCCGTCGTCCTGGTCGACACCGACCGGCTCGACCAGTGCTTCCCGGCCGTGGACTACTTCGAGAGCCGCGGCATCCCGTTCGTCGTGGGCGTCAACTGCTTCGACGGCGTCGCCAAGCACCAGCTGGACGACGTCCGTGACGCGCTGGCGATCCCGGCGCACGTGCCGGTGCTCTACACGGATGCCCGTTCCCGTGCGGCCACGAAGCAGGCGCTGATCTCCCTCGTGCAGCTCGCGATGGAGCGTCTGCGCAGCCGGTGACACCTGTGGTCCTACCCGACGGCGGCCGACCCCCCCAGGGGGGTCGGCCGCCGTCGTCGCAGGACCGCGTGCGACATCATGGGGCCGTGACCGGCCCGTCGTCCGTCCCGACGCCGCGCCGCGTGGGTGCCGGGGCGGCCGCGCCGAACCGGCGGTTCTACGCGGACGGGTCGGCGCTGTCCCGCTACCTGGTCGGAGCCCCGTGCCGGGCGCAGTGGTTGGCGTGGGCCGCCGACCACGAGGCCGATCTGGTCACCACACCGCTCGCCCTGACCGAGCTCCGCCGCATCGCCCGACCGCGTGGCGTCGAGGCGCACGGCGTGGCCCACGACGTCGGCGACCGCCTGGAGGTCGTCCGGTTCTCCGACCAGACGCTGCGGGCGGCCACCAAGGTGTCCGGCGTGCTGCCGCCGTTCATCGCGCTGCACCTCGGGGTCGCGCTCGCGCATCCGGGGATCGAGGGCATCGCGACGTACGACCTCCCGCTCGCCCAGGTCGCCGCGCTGCACGAGCTGACCGTCGTGTCCCCGGGCTTCCCGGCGTTCTGGTGGGAGCGAGCCGGGTAGTGCAGGGCCTTCCGGTGGATCGCCACCGGGCCTAGTTTCGGAACGTGAGGCCGACGCGCAGCGGGCGGACCGACGTCGATGCCGCACCGCGCCCACGGGCAGGTCGGGACGGCGGCCCGGACGTGCTGACCCGCGCGCAGAGCGAGGCCCGAGGCGCGCGTGAGCGTGCGCGAGTGCCCCGCAGCAGCCTGGGCGCCGTCGGTCCCGTCGACGTGCGCCCCGACCCCGTCGACCTGCTGGTGTCGCAGGGCGCGGCCCGCCTTCCCGAGCTGCTGCCGCTGCGCTACGGCCGCATGGCGGCATCCGCCTTCGCCTTCTACCGGGGAGCGGCGCTGCTCATGGCGTCCGACCTGGCCCGGACCCCGCACTCGGACCTGGGCGTCCAGCTCTGCGGCGACGCGCACCTGTCGAACTTCGGGCTCTACGGCACGCCGGAGCGTCGGCTGCTGTTCGACCTGAACGACTTCGACGAGACGCTGCCGGGGCCGTTCGAGTGGGACGTGAAGCGGCTCGTCGCGAGTGTGGAGGTCGCCGCGCGCGGCATCGGCCTGGGCGCCGGCAAGCGTCGGGACGTGCTGCTGCATGTCGCGCGGGCCTACCGGACGGCGATGCGGGAGTTCGCCGACAGGCCCACGCTCGAGGTCTGGTACGCCCGGCTCGACGCCGACGACGAGCTGCGCGACCTCCGCTCCGACCTGGGCAAGGCCCAGGCGAAGCGGACGGAGTCGACCGTCCGGAAGGCGCGGACGCGCGACCACCTGAGCTCCGTCGGAAAGCTGACCGAGGTCGTCGGTGGCTCTCGTCGGTTCGTGTCCGACCCGCCCCTGGTGAGCACCCTGCCCGAGCTGCTGGGTGCGGCCGGTGCCCGCGAGTTCGCCACCGCCATGGGTGGGCTGGTCAGTGCCTATGCGGCGAGCCTGCCGCCCGATCGACGGCACCTGCTGGCCCAGTACCGCGTGGTCGACCTGGCCCGCAAGGTCGTCGGGGTGGGCAGCGTCGGCACGCGCGCGTGGATCCTGCTGTTCCAGGGCGTGGACGACAGCGACTACCTGATCCTGCAGGCCAAGGAGGCCCAGGAGTCGGTGTTGGAGCGGTTCCTCGGCGCCAGCGGGTACGCCCAGTCCGGGCAGCGCGTGGTCGAGGGACAGCGCCTGATGCAGGCCGCGAGCGACGGCCTGCTGGGCTGGCAGCGCACGACGGGGATCGACGGGCACCAGCGCGACTTCTACGTCCGCCAGCTGCGGGACTGGAAGGGGTCGGCCGTCATCGAGGGGATGCGGCCCGCCGGGTTCCGCCGGTACGGAGCGATGTGCGCCTGGACCCTCGCCCGGGCGCACGCGCGGTCGGGCGACCGCGTCGCGATCGCGGCCTACCTCGGCAGGTCCTCCTCCGCCGACGAGGCCTTCGCGACCTTCGCCACGGACTACGCCGACCGCACCGAGAGCGACCACGCCGCCCTCGTCGCAGCGATCGGCGCCGGCCGGCTGCAGGCCGTGCACGGCGTCTGAGCGCCTACGTCGCGGCCGTCCGCCGGCCCAGCGCCGCGACCGCCGCCGCGACGACCTCAGGATCGGTGGTCGTGTACCCGTCCGACCCACCACCGGGCCCGCCGGACTCGGCCACGTGCCGGCTCGCGGACAGGTGCACGGCGTCCACGCCGACGTCGACCAGCGCACCGATGTCGGCCGGGCGCACGCCGCCACCTGCCATGACCTGGAGCCGTCCGGCGCCGTGCGCCACGGTCGCGGCCAGCCGGTCGAGCCCGTCGATGCTCCGGCTCGCGCCACCGGACGTCAGGACGCGCACGATCCCCAGCGACACGAGCTGGTCGAGCGCGTCCTGCAGCGCCGGCACGGTGTCGATCGCCCGGTGGAACGTGATCTCTCGCCCGTCGGCGGCGTCGACCAGCCGCGCGACGGCGTCCCGGTCCACCGCGCCGACGGTCGACAGCGCGCCCACGACGACGCCGGCCGCGCCGGCCCGGACGGCGGCGCGGACGTCCCTGGCCTGCACGTCGAGCTCGTCGGCGGAGTACACGAACGACCCGGCGCGGGGCCGGACCAGCACGTGCACCCCGACGTGGGGCGGGACGGCGGCGAGGACCGCGTCGAGCAGCCCGCCGGACGGGGTGAGGCCGCCGGTCGCCGCCAGGGCCGCGCACAGCTCCAGCCGGTCGGCACCGAGCGCCGCCGCCGTCACTGCGCCGGCGACGTCCTGGACCGCGATCTCGAGGAGCGTCACGCCCACGACAGCAGCGGTGCCCCGGCGGCCACGGTGTCGCCCGGTGCGGCGAGCCGGTCGAGGGCTCCGGCCGGCGCCTCCAGGCCCACCACCGGGCAGACGGGTGAGCGCCCGCCGGCGGCCACGGCCGCGGCGTCCCAGCTGAGCACGACCTGGCCGGCTCGCACCACGGAGCCCTCCGACGTGTGCAGGGTGAACCCGGCTCCCCCGAGCTCGACGGTGTCGATCCCCAGGTGCACGAGCACCGCGCGACCGTCCTCGTGCTGGACGACGAACGCGTGCGGGTGCAGCTTGACGATCGTCCCGCCGATCGGGGAGACGACCTCCGCGCCGGCCTGCGGCGGCGGGTCGATCGCCAGGCCGGGGCCGACCAGCTCGGCGGAGAACACCGGGTCGGGCACCTCGGAGAGGGCCAGCACCTGGCCGCTCACGGGTGCGAGGACGGTCAGCGCGGTCATCCCCGCAGGTCCTCGATGTCGGACGCCAGCGTGTCCGCTTCCGGGCCCACGATCACCTGGACGGCGATGCCGGAGCGCACCACCGCGATCGCACCCGCCGACTTGAGCCCCCGCTCGTCGACGAGCGCGGGGTTCTCCACCTCGACCCGGAGGCGCGTGATGCACGGCTCCAGGTCGACGACGTTCGCGTCCCCGCCGAGGGCCGCCAGGATCTGCTCTGCCTTGGTCACGTCCCGTTCCTCACATCAGCTCGTCGAGATCCGTGGCGATGAGGTCGACGTGGGGCCCCACCACGACCTGCACCACCCGTCCGGAGATCATCACCCCGAACGCACCCGCGGCCCGCAGGCCCGCCGCGTCGACCCGCCCCGTGTCGCGCACCAGAGACCGTAGCCGCGTGGTGCACGGCTCGATCTCGTCGATGTTGTCGACGCCGCCGAGGGCCGCGAGGATCGCCGCCGCCTGGTCCCTGCTGTCCGGCCTCATCGCGGTCCTCCGGTTGCTCCCACGGACACCGGGGCGTCCGCGTCGCTGGGGTCCGGGCCGGCGACCGCCGGCTCGGTCGTGCGGCGCCGGGGCACCAGGGTCGGGCGGGGTGCGCTCAGCGGGACCCACACGCTGTAGCGGTCGGCGCGGTAGCAGGCGCGGGAGAACATCGTCGCGGCGTCGACGGAGTAGGTCCGGCGCTCGGCGCGCAGGACGGCTCGGCTGTCACCGAGCCCGAGCAGCGACGCCTCGGTGTCGGTCGCCTCACCCGCCGAGAGCGTGTCCTCGCCCCACTCGGGGGCGAGCCCGCGGTCGCGCAGTGCCGCGTACACCGACTCGGGCGGGCCGTCGTCGAACAGGGTGGGCGCGAGGGCGACGGGTACCCACGCCTGCTCGATGCAGATGGGGGTGCCGTCGGCGCTGCGGACCCGGTAGAGGAAGTGCACCTTGGCGCGCGGCTCGAGCTCGAGCGCGGTCGCGACGTCGGGGGTCGCGGCCACCACCTGCGCGGCCAGCACGGTCGCCGCGGGCTCCATGCCGCGCCGACGCATCTCCTCGCCGAACGTCGTCAGCCGCATCTCGAAGTCCATCCGCTGCGGCGCGACGAACGTGCCGCGGCCCTGCTCGCGGACCAGGACGCCCTCGGTGACCAGCGCGTCGACGGCCTGTCGGACGGTCATCCGGGACAGGCCGAACTGCTGGGACAGCCGCCGCTCGGACGGGATCGCGTCGCCGACCTTGAGGTCCTGCGCGACGAGCGTGGCCAGGTGGTCGCGCACCGTCAGGTACTTGTGTGCGCTGCCCTGCTCGGACTGCTCCACGCGAGCCGACTCCTGTCTGCGACGACGGCCTGCGTCGTCGCGACGTGACCCTTGACACATCATGAGGTCTAGACCACTCTGCTCGCAACTGGTCCAGACCAGACGGATCAGACACCCCCCAGGCCTTCAGGACCACCCACCGAGGAGTGCTCCATGACCACCATCACCGCGGACGCTACCGAGAAGCGAGGCTTCCCCGGCCTGGCTCAGCTCCAGCGCATCGGCCGCTCGCTCATGCTGCCCATCGCGTCCCTGCCGGCAGCCGCCCTGCTGCTGCGCCTCGGTCAGGACGACATGCTCGGTGCCGACGGCCTCGGCGCCAACGCCGAGTGGCTCCTGCCGGTCGCCGCCGTCCTGGCCGCCGCCGGCAACGCGCTGTTCGCGAACCTACCGCTGCTGTTTGCGGTCGGCGTCGCGGTCGGCTTCGCCCGCAAGGCGGACGGGTCCACCGGTCTTGCGGCGGTGATCGGCTACCTCGTCTTCACCGGCGTGACCGACGCCCTCTCGCCGTACGTGCTGGGGGAGGCCGCCGAGGGGGAGAAGCAGGAGCTGATCAACTACGGCGTGCTCGGCGGCATCGTGA
This window harbors:
- a CDS encoding GTP-binding protein, with the protein product MAFPPSDAAVAAPAGTAGSVAPTVVKIVVAGGFAVGKTTFIGSISDIEPLNTEAAMTEHSVGVDDAGGVSDRKTTTTVAMDFGRIALPGSLWLYLFGTPGQDRFLFMWDDLVRGAIGAVVLVDTDRLDQCFPAVDYFESRGIPFVVGVNCFDGVAKHQLDDVRDALAIPAHVPVLYTDARSRAATKQALISLVQLAMERLRSR
- a CDS encoding DUF2252 domain-containing protein, producing MPRSSLGAVGPVDVRPDPVDLLVSQGAARLPELLPLRYGRMAASAFAFYRGAALLMASDLARTPHSDLGVQLCGDAHLSNFGLYGTPERRLLFDLNDFDETLPGPFEWDVKRLVASVEVAARGIGLGAGKRRDVLLHVARAYRTAMREFADRPTLEVWYARLDADDELRDLRSDLGKAQAKRTESTVRKARTRDHLSSVGKLTEVVGGSRRFVSDPPLVSTLPELLGAAGAREFATAMGGLVSAYAASLPPDRRHLLAQYRVVDLARKVVGVGSVGTRAWILLFQGVDDSDYLILQAKEAQESVLERFLGASGYAQSGQRVVEGQRLMQAASDGLLGWQRTTGIDGHQRDFYVRQLRDWKGSAVIEGMRPAGFRRYGAMCAWTLARAHARSGDRVAIAAYLGRSSSADEAFATFATDYADRTESDHAALVAAIGAGRLQAVHGV
- a CDS encoding PTS transporter subunit EIIB, giving the protein MTKAEQILAALGGDANVVDLEPCITRLRVEVENPALVDERGLKSAGAIAVVRSGIAVQVIVGPEADTLASDIEDLRG
- a CDS encoding GntR family transcriptional regulator, coding for MEQSEQGSAHKYLTVRDHLATLVAQDLKVGDAIPSERRLSQQFGLSRMTVRQAVDALVTEGVLVREQGRGTFVAPQRMDFEMRLTTFGEEMRRRGMEPAATVLAAQVVAATPDVATALELEPRAKVHFLYRVRSADGTPICIEQAWVPVALAPTLFDDGPPESVYAALRDRGLAPEWGEDTLSAGEATDTEASLLGLGDSRAVLRAERRTYSVDAATMFSRACYRADRYSVWVPLSAPRPTLVPRRRTTEPAVAGPDPSDADAPVSVGATGGPR
- a CDS encoding glucose PTS transporter subunit EIIB → MRPDSRDQAAAILAALGGVDNIDEIEPCTTRLRSLVRDTGRVDAAGLRAAGAFGVMISGRVVQVVVGPHVDLIATDLDELM
- a CDS encoding roadblock/LC7 domain-containing protein, translating into MTALSTEAANFGWLLDNFVRTVPGTRHTLVVSADGLLMAMSERLDRTSGDQLAAIVSGMSSLTRGAARQLRAGEVRQAIVEMDNLFLFLMSVSNGSVLAVVAESSCDVGLIGYEMAMLVSRTEATLTPQLISEMRGQLPVDGATRAPVA
- a CDS encoding copper homeostasis protein CutC, which gives rise to MGVTLLEIAVQDVAGAVTAAALGADRLELCAALAATGGLTPSGGLLDAVLAAVPPHVGVHVLVRPRAGSFVYSADELDVQARDVRAAVRAGAAGVVVGALSTVGAVDRDAVARLVDAADGREITFHRAIDTVPALQDALDQLVSLGIVRVLTSGGASRSIDGLDRLAATVAHGAGRLQVMAGGGVRPADIGALVDVGVDAVHLSASRHVAESGGPGGGSDGYTTTDPEVVAAAVAALGRRTAAT
- a CDS encoding PTS sugar transporter subunit IIA; protein product: MTALTVLAPVSGQVLALSEVPDPVFSAELVGPGLAIDPPPQAGAEVVSPIGGTIVKLHPHAFVVQHEDGRAVLVHLGIDTVELGGAGFTLHTSEGSVVRAGQVVLSWDAAAVAAGGRSPVCPVVGLEAPAGALDRLAAPGDTVAAGAPLLSWA
- a CDS encoding DUF742 domain-containing protein, which produces MSEHIEYEARTVRPYAVTGGRVRSARSDLPLEALVEAMPGAVTSQGLPPEKRAILQHAASNYISVAELSALLHLPLGVIRILVSDLAEQQYVRVHTSQPVEVNTGESPALSLSVLESVLNGISAL
- a CDS encoding type II toxin-antitoxin system VapC family toxin, with the protein product MTGPSSVPTPRRVGAGAAAPNRRFYADGSALSRYLVGAPCRAQWLAWAADHEADLVTTPLALTELRRIARPRGVEAHGVAHDVGDRLEVVRFSDQTLRAATKVSGVLPPFIALHLGVALAHPGIEGIATYDLPLAQVAALHELTVVSPGFPAFWWERAG